In a single window of the Amycolatopsis sp. cg5 genome:
- a CDS encoding amidohydrolase family protein — protein sequence MKQRSPVFAVFTLTLALVLGAFLLAKPSGNDAPTGSGPGGKYVIRGASMVLTMDPKLGEGPLGTLADADVLIEDTKIKAVGKHLEAGRAQVVDGRGKIVLPGFVDLHNHLWQALIRGCAGDKELNGWLGKCVLPLYKNQPTDADGYAGARLATLDVISTGITTVTDWSHAFNADFAKGNLRALGESNLRFVFSYNGTTNAALQDEIRRVKREVIDKNPLAHLEIGTHPSTGNFPSLDASEKLARELGVPLNVHLLESKADPATGQMEALRKANALHSGLVANHVIQATDAELDELAAADVRVAHNPLSNMRLASGVIRLPEMKKRGMKVGLGLDGGTNDTSDMFNVMRAAVGLQRATATDPGVYPTTADVLRMATLGGAEALGLDGEVGSLTPGKKADLQVINAQSVNFAPKVDWVNQLVFNTQPSNVDWVFVDGRVLKRDGKVVGVDTGRVVRDAQDAADRLKKLLPQ from the coding sequence ATGAAACAGCGGAGCCCGGTGTTCGCCGTGTTCACTTTGACCTTGGCGCTGGTTCTCGGCGCCTTCCTACTGGCTAAACCAAGCGGAAACGATGCCCCAACGGGCAGCGGTCCGGGCGGTAAGTACGTCATCCGCGGCGCGTCGATGGTGCTGACCATGGACCCGAAGCTCGGCGAAGGTCCGCTCGGCACGCTCGCCGACGCCGACGTGCTCATCGAGGACACCAAGATCAAGGCCGTCGGCAAGCACCTCGAGGCCGGCCGCGCGCAGGTGGTCGACGGGCGGGGCAAGATCGTCCTGCCCGGGTTCGTCGACCTGCACAATCACCTCTGGCAGGCGCTGATCCGCGGCTGCGCAGGCGACAAGGAACTCAACGGCTGGCTCGGCAAGTGCGTGCTGCCGCTGTACAAGAACCAGCCGACCGACGCCGACGGCTACGCGGGCGCCAGGCTGGCGACGCTGGACGTGATCTCGACCGGGATCACCACGGTGACCGACTGGTCGCACGCGTTCAACGCCGACTTCGCGAAGGGCAACCTGCGCGCGCTCGGCGAGTCGAACCTGCGGTTCGTGTTCTCCTACAACGGCACCACGAACGCGGCGCTGCAGGACGAGATCCGGCGGGTCAAGCGCGAGGTGATCGACAAGAACCCGTTGGCGCACCTGGAGATCGGCACACACCCGTCCACCGGGAACTTCCCGAGCCTCGACGCGTCGGAGAAGCTCGCGCGTGAGCTCGGCGTGCCGCTGAACGTGCACCTGCTCGAGTCGAAGGCCGACCCGGCGACCGGGCAGATGGAGGCGCTGCGCAAGGCGAACGCGCTGCACTCGGGACTGGTGGCGAACCACGTCATCCAGGCGACCGACGCCGAGCTCGACGAGCTGGCCGCCGCCGACGTCCGCGTCGCGCACAACCCGCTGTCGAACATGCGGCTGGCGTCCGGTGTCATCCGGCTGCCGGAGATGAAAAAGCGCGGCATGAAGGTCGGGCTCGGCCTGGACGGCGGGACCAACGACACCAGCGACATGTTCAACGTGATGCGCGCGGCGGTCGGCCTGCAGCGGGCGACGGCGACCGATCCCGGCGTCTACCCGACGACGGCGGACGTGCTGCGGATGGCCACGCTCGGCGGCGCCGAGGCACTCGGCCTCGACGGCGAGGTCGGCTCGCTGACGCCGGGCAAGAAAGCGGACCTGCAAGTGATCAACGCCCAATCGGTCAACTTCGCGCCCAAGGTGGACTGGGTGAACCAGCTGGTCTTCAACACCCAGCCGTCCAATGTGGACTGGGTGTTCGTCGACGGCCGCGTGCTCAAGCGCGACGGCAAGGTGGTCGGGGTGGACACCGGGCGGGTCGTGCGCGACGCACAGGACGCGGCCGACCGGCTCAAGAAGCTGTTGCCCCAGTAA
- a CDS encoding chitosanase, protein MKFSVRLLAVFGLATLLVSAAPSAIAAGTGLDEPTKKDHAMQIVSSAENSSLDWRAQFGYIEDIGDGRGYTGGIIGFTSGTHDMLELVERYANVKPGNVLAKYLPALRAVDGSDSHEGLDPGYPGDWRSAANDQTFRDLQESERDRVYFNPAVSRAKQDGVRALGQFAYYDAAVVHGYEGMQAIRSRALGRAASPAQGGDETAYLHAFLDERVIEMKKEAAHDDTSRIDTAQRVWLNDGNLDLNTPLRWHVYGDAYSIG, encoded by the coding sequence GTGAAATTTTCCGTCCGGCTGCTGGCCGTTTTCGGCCTGGCCACCTTGCTCGTCTCGGCTGCCCCGTCCGCCATCGCCGCGGGTACCGGGCTCGACGAGCCCACGAAGAAGGACCACGCGATGCAGATCGTGTCCAGCGCGGAGAACTCGTCGCTGGATTGGCGCGCGCAGTTCGGCTACATCGAGGACATCGGCGACGGCCGCGGCTACACCGGCGGGATCATCGGGTTCACCTCGGGCACGCACGACATGCTGGAGCTCGTCGAGCGCTACGCCAACGTCAAACCGGGCAACGTGCTCGCGAAGTACCTACCGGCGCTACGCGCGGTGGACGGCTCGGATTCACACGAAGGGCTGGATCCCGGCTACCCCGGTGACTGGCGGTCGGCCGCGAACGACCAGACCTTCCGTGATCTGCAGGAATCCGAGCGCGACCGGGTGTACTTCAACCCCGCCGTGTCGCGGGCGAAACAGGACGGCGTGCGCGCGCTCGGGCAGTTCGCGTACTACGACGCGGCGGTCGTGCACGGCTACGAAGGCATGCAGGCCATCAGGAGCCGGGCGCTGGGCCGGGCGGCTTCACCGGCGCAGGGCGGCGACGAAACGGCTTACCTGCACGCGTTCTTGGACGAGCGTGTCATCGAAATGAAGAAGGAAGCGGCACACGACGACACCAGCCGGATCGACACGGCCCAGCGCGTCTGGCTCAACGACGGCAACCTCGACCTGAACACCCCGCTGCGGTGGCACGTCTACGGCGACGCCTACTCGATCGGCTAG